A single uncultured Acetobacterium sp. DNA region contains:
- the miaB gene encoding tRNA (N6-isopentenyl adenosine(37)-C2)-methylthiotransferase MiaB: MSKKKTAKRIINNLSKTFRIFTFGCQMNENDSEKISGMLKALGYVEEQDVTKAGLVILNTCSVRENADERVFGNIGAYKTVKKTNPDLILAVCGCMMQQPEIVNQIVTKYPQVDLVFGTHNLHQFPELLNNYMVNGKRLVEVWEDSDTIVEDLPVDRKYPFKGFVTIMNGCNNFCTYCIVPYTRGREVSRQPDKIAKEVKALVADGCVEVTLLGQNVNSYGNDLDDEVSFAKLLRKLNTIEDLKRIRFMTSHPKDLTDEVIDAIAACDKVCNYIHLPIQSGSTRVLKAMNRKYTQEDILDRVKAARDKIPGVAITTDIIVGFPGETEEDFLETLKVIELCKFDSAFTFLYSIRTGTPAATMTDQIPDAIKHDRINRCLEVLHQISHNINQTYLDQLVEVLVEETSRNNPERLAGRTRTSKLVNFPGDPADIGKQVMVKITAAKTFSLDGEKIEQEDTHGAVNTHDDPIPANS, from the coding sequence ATGAGCAAGAAAAAAACAGCTAAAAGAATCATCAACAATCTATCAAAAACATTTCGAATTTTCACTTTCGGATGCCAAATGAATGAGAACGACTCGGAAAAAATATCCGGGATGTTAAAAGCCTTGGGCTATGTGGAAGAGCAAGATGTCACCAAAGCTGGCCTGGTGATTCTCAACACCTGCTCGGTTCGGGAAAACGCTGATGAACGGGTTTTCGGCAATATCGGCGCCTATAAAACCGTTAAAAAAACCAATCCCGATTTAATTCTGGCCGTCTGCGGCTGCATGATGCAGCAACCGGAAATTGTCAACCAGATCGTTACCAAATATCCCCAGGTGGATCTGGTTTTTGGCACCCATAATCTCCACCAGTTTCCCGAGCTATTAAATAACTACATGGTCAACGGCAAACGGCTGGTCGAAGTCTGGGAGGATTCGGACACTATTGTGGAAGACTTACCAGTGGATCGCAAGTATCCCTTTAAAGGATTTGTGACGATAATGAATGGCTGCAACAATTTCTGTACCTACTGTATTGTACCCTACACCCGGGGCCGGGAGGTCAGTCGCCAACCGGATAAAATTGCCAAAGAAGTGAAGGCGCTAGTGGCAGATGGCTGTGTGGAAGTAACACTATTGGGACAGAATGTTAATTCCTATGGCAATGATCTGGATGACGAGGTCAGTTTTGCCAAGCTCTTAAGAAAACTGAACACCATCGAAGACCTCAAACGGATCCGCTTTATGACTTCCCATCCCAAGGATCTGACCGATGAGGTCATCGATGCCATTGCCGCCTGCGACAAGGTTTGCAATTATATCCATCTGCCGATTCAATCCGGTAGTACCCGGGTTTTAAAAGCGATGAACCGGAAATACACCCAGGAAGATATTTTGGATCGCGTCAAAGCGGCTCGGGATAAGATCCCCGGAGTGGCCATTACCACCGATATTATTGTTGGTTTCCCCGGCGAAACCGAAGAAGATTTTTTAGAGACCCTAAAAGTCATTGAGTTGTGCAAGTTTGATTCAGCCTTTACCTTCTTATATTCCATTCGTACCGGTACCCCGGCCGCTACTATGACGGACCAGATCCCGGATGCTATCAAACACGACCGGATTAACCGCTGTCTGGAAGTGCTCCATCAAATCAGTCACAATATAAATCAAACCTATCTCGATCAGTTGGTGGAAGTGTTGGTGGAAGAAACTAGCCGTAACAATCCTGAACGGTTGGCTGGCCGAACCCGCACCAGCAAACTGGTCAATTTTCCAGGCGATCCAGCTGATATTGGCAAACAAGTGATGGTCAAAATCACCGCCGCCAAAACCTTTAGTCTGGATGGCGAAAAAATCGAACAGGAGGACACCCATGGCGCAGTTAACACCCATGATGACCCAATACCTGCAAATTCATGA
- a CDS encoding cation diffusion facilitator family transporter, translated as MTNIIIKKLITNYENTGNSRVRENYGKFASIMGIISNLLLFIIKITVGLLFNSISITADAVNNLSDSGSSLVTLLGFKLSGKPADADHPFGHQRMEYISGLVVSFIILFLGLQLIQSSFEKILHPELPQFSMITVVVLIIAILIKLWQCLFYRKIGKTINSLTLLATSIDSRNDIIATSAVLVATIVTYLTGFDLDGYMGVVVAVFIIISGINLVRETISPLLGTAPSKELVDQIYKKILGYEHIIGLHDLMIHTYGETKIYASVHCEVPAELNCLISHSVIDKIERDFLKDLDIHLIIHLDPVITNDEKTNQLKEKTKQTIASISPDLHIHDFRVVWGFDHSKLIFDVAVPFDMEWSDEELTIMISNEVYKINPTYHAVITIDYNHYVPNEDEFSV; from the coding sequence GTGACAAATATAATAATTAAAAAGTTAATCACTAATTATGAAAATACCGGCAATTCAAGGGTTCGTGAGAACTACGGGAAATTTGCCAGTATCATGGGGATCATATCAAATCTACTCCTTTTTATCATTAAAATTACAGTGGGCTTATTATTTAACAGCATTTCCATCACTGCCGATGCGGTTAATAATCTATCTGATTCCGGCTCGTCCCTGGTTACCTTACTGGGCTTTAAGCTTTCCGGGAAACCGGCGGATGCCGATCATCCCTTCGGTCACCAGCGAATGGAGTATATTTCGGGTCTGGTCGTTTCGTTTATTATTCTGTTTCTGGGGCTGCAGTTAATTCAGAGTTCCTTTGAAAAAATACTTCATCCCGAATTACCCCAGTTCAGCATGATTACCGTGGTGGTTTTGATCATTGCGATTTTAATCAAGCTCTGGCAATGTTTGTTTTATCGAAAAATCGGCAAAACCATTAATTCACTGACACTGCTGGCAACCTCAATTGACAGCCGCAATGATATCATCGCGACCTCGGCCGTGCTGGTGGCGACCATTGTTACCTACTTGACCGGATTTGATTTGGATGGTTACATGGGTGTGGTAGTTGCCGTCTTTATCATCATCAGCGGCATCAATCTGGTTCGTGAAACAATCAGCCCCTTGCTGGGAACCGCGCCATCTAAGGAACTGGTCGATCAGATCTATAAGAAAATTCTTGGCTACGAACATATCATCGGACTTCACGATTTAATGATCCATACCTATGGTGAAACTAAAATCTATGCCTCGGTTCACTGTGAGGTGCCAGCTGAATTAAACTGCCTGATCAGTCACAGTGTTATCGATAAGATTGAACGGGATTTTCTGAAAGACCTGGATATCCATCTGATTATTCATCTGGATCCGGTTATTACCAACGATGAAAAAACCAACCAGTTAAAAGAAAAGACAAAACAGACCATTGCATCAATTTCACCGGATCTTCATATCCACGATTTTCGGGTGGTTTGGGGGTTCGATCACTCCAAGCTGATTTTTGATGTGGCAGTTCCCTTTGATATGGAGTGGAGTGATGAAGAGCTGACCATTATGATATCCAATGAAGTTTACAAAATTAATCCGACCTACCACGCGGTCATCACTATTGATTACAATCACTATGTGCCCAATGAGGATGAGTTTTCCGTTTAA
- a CDS encoding NAD(P)H-hydrate dehydratase — translation MKVVTPKEMAVMDRHAIEAGTPSLELMERAGQACAEIIKESLDEKSQIIILCGPGNNGGDGLVVGRLLSEAGYIVHLFLTEAETKLSDDNLSNLKKLQEQNIAVRALSSASDFEDLNLNIKGATHIIDAIFGTGLVEKDIPENYHRIFDLVNQSEKTIIAIDIPSGLRGDVGLHVGNAIFADQTIVIQTYKTGCLLNDGPDYTGDTVLVDIGIDENSIPNEKYYTQETDLKFPKKRKKNTHKYDYGSVVVIAGSKGMSGAGILSIEGALKSGGGLVTCYVPHDIYIPVVARAPAEALIKTYDCNITSDDIKNDRKKVILIGPGIGRAKNYSFILEHLLEGSLPVVIDADGIHHLAVVVDSLKESKTPVVITPHFAEFSKLIDVPREDILKDPIGYGQKFAMEYQVVVVLKGYRTMIFGTNGEIWFNSTGNPGMATGGSGDVLAGMIAGIAGQNVDLFEAARAGVYYHGKAGDYYAEHFGQSTLTAHSIIESLKYVLK, via the coding sequence ATGAAAGTTGTCACACCAAAAGAAATGGCTGTTATGGACCGCCATGCGATTGAGGCCGGCACACCCAGTCTTGAACTAATGGAACGAGCTGGCCAAGCATGTGCAGAAATCATAAAGGAGAGCCTCGACGAAAAATCACAGATTATTATTCTTTGTGGACCCGGTAATAATGGTGGAGATGGTCTGGTCGTTGGTCGGTTATTGTCCGAAGCAGGGTATATCGTTCATCTTTTTTTAACTGAAGCTGAAACAAAATTATCAGATGATAATCTCAGCAATCTAAAGAAACTCCAAGAACAAAATATTGCCGTTCGGGCTTTGTCAAGTGCATCGGATTTTGAAGATTTAAATTTAAATATAAAAGGGGCAACCCATATTATTGATGCGATATTTGGAACCGGGTTAGTTGAAAAAGATATCCCGGAAAATTATCATCGTATTTTTGATCTGGTTAATCAAAGTGAAAAAACCATTATTGCCATCGATATTCCATCTGGTTTGCGTGGCGATGTTGGACTTCATGTCGGAAATGCTATTTTTGCTGATCAGACCATTGTTATTCAGACCTATAAAACGGGCTGCTTACTCAATGATGGACCTGATTATACAGGCGATACGGTTCTGGTTGATATTGGTATTGATGAAAACAGCATCCCCAATGAAAAATATTATACTCAGGAAACAGACTTGAAATTTCCTAAGAAACGCAAGAAAAATACCCATAAATATGATTACGGTTCTGTGGTTGTTATTGCCGGTTCTAAGGGCATGAGCGGAGCCGGAATATTGTCCATTGAAGGGGCGTTAAAAAGTGGGGGTGGGTTAGTTACCTGTTACGTTCCCCATGACATTTACATTCCAGTTGTTGCCCGGGCACCGGCGGAAGCGTTAATCAAAACGTATGATTGTAATATTACTTCAGATGATATCAAAAACGACCGCAAAAAAGTTATTCTGATTGGACCGGGAATTGGTCGGGCCAAGAATTATAGCTTTATCCTGGAGCATTTACTGGAAGGCAGCCTGCCGGTCGTTATTGATGCCGATGGCATTCACCATTTGGCAGTAGTGGTTGATTCGCTGAAAGAATCAAAAACGCCGGTTGTCATCACACCTCATTTTGCAGAATTTTCAAAATTGATTGATGTACCGAGAGAGGATATTTTAAAAGATCCGATCGGATATGGGCAAAAATTTGCCATGGAATATCAGGTTGTCGTGGTATTAAAAGGTTATCGAACGATGATTTTTGGGACCAATGGTGAGATTTGGTTTAATTCCACCGGAAATCCCGGGATGGCAACCGGAGGTAGCGGTGATGTGCTGGCGGGAATGATTGCCGGGATTGCCGGACAGAATGTCGATTTGTTTGAAGCTGCCCGAGCGGGTGTTTATTATCATGGCAAAGCCGGGGATTATTATGCCGAACATTTTGGACAAAGTACGCTGACAGCGCATAGTATTATCGAATCATTAAAATATGTTTTAAAATAG
- a CDS encoding peptidoglycan-binding domain-containing protein — protein MNKQSVFKRFKDVVLYIVFTVFLIFLTSSFVIEDVYSAADQLSIGEKGISDVYSIAIGMEPANLTINAGASTDDNKTTEIKTDDGTTIVITEYSLGDTNDEILEYQQILYSLGFLISQPSNQITEEVQTAIKTYQAMKGLEQTGKLDRSTIISLVAEDIKFEKGDSGKVLQTYQQILVAQKYLAAESATGTFDDATVTAVKAFQKANGLTETGKIDAKTIKALDALR, from the coding sequence ATGAATAAACAAAGTGTTTTCAAACGATTTAAAGATGTTGTCCTTTACATTGTTTTTACTGTTTTTCTAATCTTTTTAACCTCATCCTTTGTCATTGAAGATGTTTATTCGGCCGCTGATCAGTTATCCATCGGGGAAAAGGGGATTTCTGATGTTTACTCGATAGCCATTGGCATGGAACCGGCTAACTTAACGATCAACGCCGGCGCTTCCACTGATGATAATAAAACGACGGAAATCAAGACCGATGATGGGACGACAATTGTCATTACCGAATATTCCCTTGGTGATACTAACGATGAGATTCTTGAGTATCAGCAAATTTTATACTCACTGGGATTTTTAATCAGTCAACCATCAAATCAGATTACTGAGGAAGTCCAAACTGCCATTAAAACCTATCAGGCAATGAAAGGTTTGGAGCAAACTGGAAAATTGGATCGTTCGACGATTATTTCACTAGTCGCTGAAGATATAAAATTTGAAAAAGGCGATAGTGGTAAGGTGTTGCAAACCTATCAGCAAATTCTTGTCGCTCAAAAATATCTGGCTGCTGAATCAGCAACAGGGACCTTTGATGATGCAACAGTGACAGCCGTGAAAGCTTTTCAGAAAGCAAACGGTTTGACTGAAACTGGGAAAATCGATGCGAAAACAATCAAAGCACTGGATGCCCTAAGATAA
- a CDS encoding YebC/PmpR family DNA-binding transcriptional regulator, with protein sequence MSGHSKWSTIKHKKGKADAKRGQIFTKLAKYIAVASREGGSDPEMNAKLKEAIVKAKAANMPNENIDRAVKKGAGELQGNVYEEITYEGYGPGGVAVIIETLTDNKNRTAGDVRHALDKNGGNLGTSGCVGFLFTKKGQIMIEKSDDIDEEALMMLALDAGAEDIETADEGYEISTEPADFGSVCEALKQAGYELASAEIAMIPATEVELTDAGDIKKMLKMIDMFDDNEDVQEVWHNWTGEDDE encoded by the coding sequence ATGTCTGGACATTCAAAATGGTCGACTATTAAACACAAAAAAGGAAAAGCAGATGCGAAACGTGGTCAAATCTTTACCAAGTTAGCAAAATATATTGCGGTTGCATCCCGAGAGGGTGGCAGCGATCCGGAAATGAATGCAAAACTGAAAGAAGCCATTGTCAAAGCAAAGGCTGCTAACATGCCCAATGAAAACATTGATCGGGCGGTAAAAAAAGGTGCCGGCGAATTACAGGGCAACGTTTATGAAGAAATTACCTATGAAGGATATGGACCAGGTGGCGTTGCGGTGATTATTGAAACCCTGACCGATAATAAAAACCGAACCGCCGGAGATGTCCGCCACGCCCTCGATAAAAATGGTGGAAACCTTGGCACCAGTGGTTGTGTGGGCTTTCTGTTTACCAAAAAAGGTCAGATTATGATCGAAAAATCAGATGATATTGATGAAGAAGCTCTGATGATGCTAGCCCTGGATGCCGGCGCGGAAGATATTGAAACCGCCGATGAAGGCTACGAAATCAGCACCGAACCGGCAGATTTTGGATCGGTTTGTGAGGCTCTGAAACAGGCAGGTTATGAACTGGCCTCGGCCGAAATCGCGATGATCCCAGCTACCGAAGTTGAACTGACAGACGCCGGGGATATCAAAAAAATGTTGAAAATGATTGATATGTTCGATGATAATGAAGATGTTCAGGAAGTATGGCACAACTGGACCGGTGAGGATGATGAATAA
- a CDS encoding GTP pyrophosphokinase family protein, whose amino-acid sequence MGTKYWQEFLIPYHQAVDEIVLKFTSLKEQYEKIGEYSPIESVYGRVKSVASILEKIHNYGVDIESLEESIQDIAGIRIMCQFEDDIYEVVDLIKKRSNCDMEIVKVKDYLSAAKASGYKSYHLIIRYPVFSVAGNQSILVEIQIRTLAMNFWSIIEHSLNYKYKENIPEDIKRRLVNAANAVNDVDREMSSIREEIQNAQRLFGLKSSSVTSILDNIGYLYKLNQGDKASRYEKIFDDLFAQEDIIQLILLRKELESEVNKIEAEV is encoded by the coding sequence TTGGGAACAAAATATTGGCAGGAATTTCTCATCCCCTATCATCAGGCAGTTGATGAGATTGTCTTAAAATTTACAAGTTTAAAAGAACAATATGAAAAAATCGGAGAATATTCTCCGATTGAATCCGTTTATGGCCGGGTAAAAAGTGTGGCCAGTATTTTAGAAAAAATTCATAACTATGGTGTTGATATTGAATCGCTGGAGGAGTCTATCCAGGATATCGCTGGGATCCGGATTATGTGTCAGTTTGAAGATGATATCTATGAAGTTGTCGATCTGATCAAAAAAAGATCCAATTGTGATATGGAAATCGTCAAGGTCAAAGACTATCTCAGTGCGGCCAAGGCCAGCGGGTATAAAAGCTATCATCTGATTATCCGCTACCCGGTTTTTTCGGTAGCTGGCAATCAGTCCATCTTAGTAGAAATTCAAATTCGTACCTTGGCCATGAATTTTTGGTCGATCATCGAACATTCCTTAAATTATAAATATAAAGAAAATATTCCCGAAGATATCAAACGAAGGTTGGTTAACGCCGCCAATGCAGTCAATGATGTTGATCGGGAAATGTCATCAATCCGGGAGGAAATCCAAAATGCCCAACGGCTTTTTGGGCTAAAATCAAGTTCAGTTACCAGTATTCTAGATAATATTGGCTATTTATACAAACTGAATCAGGGGGATAAAGCATCCCGCTATGAAAAGATCTTTGATGATCTTTTTGCTCAGGAAGATATTATTCAGCTGATCTTACTGCGAAAAGAATTGGAATCGGAAGTGAATAAAATTGAGGCAGAAGTTTAA
- a CDS encoding TIGR01212 family radical SAM protein (This family includes YhcC from E. coli K-12, an uncharacterized radical SAM protein.): MTDNPYNIYSVWLKERYGEKVYKIPVNIPVTCPNRDGVKGIGGCVYCGEKGGGNETLSDQLPVSVQIERNIAYIGKRYNAKKFIPYFQSFSNTYCEFSDFKNWIQQSIRPDVVEISISTRPDCITDEQLQFLETIKKEYQIEVTIELGLQSVNDETLTIINRGHTLADYEEVMDRIKEASLLTCTHMILDLPWDTEEDIIKGAEVLSIKGTDFVKCHSLYIEKNTVLKQWHDQKKLTLLTKDDYITRAILFLEYLAPETVIQRLIGRVPKEDSVITNWNTSWWKIKDELDARMKQENNYQGRRFAGMNNKR, from the coding sequence ATGACGGACAATCCATATAATATTTATTCGGTTTGGTTAAAAGAACGATATGGGGAAAAAGTATATAAAATTCCGGTTAATATTCCGGTAACCTGTCCCAACCGTGATGGTGTCAAAGGGATTGGAGGCTGCGTTTACTGCGGCGAAAAAGGCGGTGGCAATGAAACCCTGTCAGATCAATTACCGGTCTCCGTCCAAATCGAAAGAAATATTGCCTATATCGGAAAACGATATAATGCAAAGAAATTTATTCCCTATTTCCAGAGCTTTTCAAACACCTATTGTGAATTCAGCGATTTTAAAAATTGGATTCAGCAGTCAATTCGACCTGATGTCGTGGAGATTTCAATTTCGACAAGGCCTGATTGCATCACTGATGAACAGCTGCAATTTTTGGAAACAATCAAAAAAGAGTATCAGATCGAAGTAACCATCGAACTGGGTTTGCAAAGTGTCAATGACGAAACATTGACGATTATTAATCGGGGACATACACTGGCTGACTATGAGGAAGTCATGGATCGAATCAAAGAGGCCAGTCTTTTGACCTGTACCCATATGATCCTGGATTTGCCTTGGGACACCGAAGAAGACATTATCAAAGGTGCTGAAGTTCTTTCAATAAAAGGAACGGATTTTGTCAAATGCCATAGTTTATACATTGAAAAAAACACTGTTTTAAAACAATGGCATGATCAAAAGAAGCTGACACTTTTAACTAAGGATGATTACATCACCCGGGCAATTTTATTTTTGGAATATTTAGCCCCGGAGACTGTGATTCAACGACTGATTGGTCGGGTTCCCAAAGAAGACAGTGTCATTACCAACTGGAACACCAGCTGGTGGAAAATCAAAGATGAGCTTGATGCTCGAATGAAGCAAGAAAATAATTACCAGGGAAGAAGATTCGCTGGGATGAATAATAAGAGGTAG
- a CDS encoding PP2C family protein-serine/threonine phosphatase yields MNQSPSLVLKQIESDISQQMDNTFFTAIALVLDPKDGVLYFANAGHPDAILMKSNQTIEMLKPNLPMLGLQQFMKTMHYFDMRINFSKGDKLLLFTDGLVDAKNPDREDFSIERVVSVVKNNFDLPINLIGGHIIEACIDFKGDQAPSDDICILGIEVDE; encoded by the coding sequence ATTAACCAATCCCCCAGCTTAGTCTTGAAACAGATTGAGTCCGATATCAGTCAACAGATGGACAATACTTTTTTTACTGCCATTGCCCTGGTTCTAGACCCCAAAGACGGCGTCTTATATTTTGCTAACGCCGGTCATCCGGATGCAATTCTTATGAAATCCAATCAAACGATTGAAATGCTCAAGCCCAATCTGCCGATGCTGGGTTTGCAACAGTTTATGAAAACCATGCACTATTTTGATATGCGCATTAATTTTTCTAAAGGCGATAAATTATTGCTCTTTACCGATGGTCTTGTCGATGCCAAGAACCCGGATCGGGAAGATTTTTCAATCGAGCGGGTGGTCTCGGTCGTCAAAAATAATTTTGATTTGCCGATTAATCTAATCGGTGGCCACATCATTGAAGCCTGCATTGATTTCAAAGGCGATCAGGCTCCTTCGGATGATATTTGTATTTTGGGTATTGAGGTTGATGAATAA
- a CDS encoding glycosyltransferase — translation MLEPKRILILTCSHGSGHKMVAQTLKESFEARGHLVSVQDLFDKTNPTLNRMIEKSYLLSYSIGSSFYERIYYDVEEYAHKKFMYNLWNFTSKALLKMVNEFKPDCIINTYGYTISSILKKENYPHIKLFTVVTDFCIPKPWIHQDTDRYYVACGNVEETLIGEGIPSERILKTGIPIRDAFYAKENRHTIINKYNLDPHKKILIIFAGTYGVLKNIKDICRRTDKMDNLQTIVICGKNKSLQRELEMENLNNTRIFGFIPDIHEFYTVGDLMVTKPGGITLSEVVTKKIPVILYNPTPGQEGENAQWFKRQGAAVVANNFNELILAIDALKENEIKRFSIKNSLGRIYNGHATTLITQDVLNQMNMHDAIPYLSESI, via the coding sequence ATGTTAGAACCAAAAAGAATACTGATATTAACTTGTTCCCACGGGTCTGGCCATAAAATGGTAGCCCAAACCCTCAAGGAGAGTTTTGAAGCTCGGGGGCACCTCGTTTCAGTGCAGGATTTATTTGACAAAACCAATCCAACCCTCAATCGCATGATTGAAAAATCTTATTTACTTTCCTATTCCATTGGGAGTAGTTTTTACGAACGCATTTATTATGACGTTGAAGAATATGCCCATAAAAAATTTATGTACAATCTCTGGAATTTCACAAGTAAGGCTTTATTGAAGATGGTTAATGAGTTCAAACCAGACTGTATCATCAACACCTACGGTTATACCATTTCATCGATCCTTAAAAAAGAAAATTATCCGCATATTAAGCTTTTTACTGTGGTTACTGATTTTTGCATTCCCAAACCTTGGATCCACCAGGACACCGACCGCTATTATGTGGCCTGTGGAAACGTTGAAGAAACCTTGATCGGTGAAGGAATTCCCAGCGAACGAATTCTGAAAACTGGTATTCCCATCCGGGATGCCTTTTATGCCAAAGAAAATCGTCATACCATTATCAATAAGTACAATTTGGATCCCCATAAAAAAATTCTGATTATTTTTGCCGGAACCTATGGGGTTCTAAAAAATATTAAAGATATCTGTCGCCGGACTGACAAGATGGATAATCTCCAGACCATTGTTATTTGTGGAAAAAACAAGAGTCTCCAGCGCGAGCTTGAAATGGAAAACTTGAATAATACCCGAATTTTTGGTTTTATCCCGGATATTCACGAATTTTATACCGTTGGTGATTTAATGGTCACCAAACCCGGTGGCATCACCCTCAGTGAAGTCGTGACGAAAAAAATCCCAGTTATTTTATACAATCCCACCCCCGGCCAGGAAGGCGAAAATGCTCAATGGTTCAAGCGTCAGGGTGCCGCAGTCGTTGCTAATAACTTTAATGAGCTCATTCTGGCGATTGATGCCCTTAAGGAAAATGAAATCAAACGTTTTTCAATTAAAAATAGTCTTGGTAGAATCTACAATGGTCACGCAACCACCTTGATTACCCAGGACGTCTTAAACCAAATGAATATGCATGATGCAATTCCTTACCTGTCAGAATCCATTTAA
- a CDS encoding DegV family protein, with protein sequence MKPRIISDSSCDLPKNFLEKDGIDFSVVPLKIIVGNHEFIDDETLNPKELIAAMKAEKTATSSSCPSPEDFAAELRKNKESYVITMTSGLSGTYNSARVAKNMVLEEDDSLKISLFDTHATSPVMILMVMKLRDLIKAGEMDFDTVSEKLALYLETLNLRFLLQDLSNLVKSGRMNRVAGAVASVLSIMPIFRSDDKGEIQLVTKARGIKKALSSLANMVEEKTKTQPQFPVVITHCNNLSQAETLKDLLEKRFDLKEIYIFPMHGLTTYYSNDKGLLMAF encoded by the coding sequence GTGAAACCACGAATTATCAGCGACAGCTCATGTGATTTACCTAAGAATTTTTTGGAGAAGGACGGCATTGATTTTTCAGTTGTTCCTTTAAAAATAATTGTCGGCAATCATGAATTTATAGATGATGAAACCTTAAATCCCAAAGAACTGATCGCCGCCATGAAAGCTGAAAAAACGGCGACTTCTTCTTCCTGCCCATCCCCTGAGGATTTTGCAGCTGAGCTTCGAAAAAATAAAGAAAGCTACGTGATTACCATGACTTCCGGTTTAAGTGGCACCTATAACAGTGCCCGGGTTGCTAAAAATATGGTGCTTGAAGAAGATGATTCCCTAAAAATCAGCCTCTTTGACACTCATGCAACCTCACCGGTGATGATTTTAATGGTGATGAAACTTCGGGATCTGATCAAAGCCGGTGAGATGGATTTTGACACCGTCAGTGAAAAGCTGGCGCTCTATCTTGAAACTCTGAACCTGCGCTTTTTGCTGCAGGATCTTTCCAATCTGGTTAAAAGCGGACGGATGAACCGGGTGGCTGGCGCTGTTGCCTCGGTACTCTCGATCATGCCCATTTTTCGATCCGATGATAAGGGTGAAATCCAGCTGGTCACGAAAGCAAGAGGGATAAAAAAAGCGCTTTCCAGTCTTGCCAATATGGTCGAGGAAAAGACTAAGACCCAACCCCAATTTCCCGTGGTCATCACCCACTGCAATAATCTCAGCCAGGCTGAAACGCTCAAAGACCTGCTGGAGAAACGGTTTGATCTCAAGGAAATCTATATTTTCCCGATGCACGGCTTAACCACTTACTATTCCAATGACAAAGGCCTATTAATGGCATTTTAA
- a CDS encoding ribonuclease H: MKVIHLYTDGGCRGNGQEGENLGAIGGVLIYPEKNVTKEYKRAYENTTNNQMELLAVIEGLKLLKEPCEVHIYSDSAYVVNAYLQNWIGGWKAKNWTRGKAGALKNREIWMELDQLVNSHKVTFHKVKGHAENPYNNQADLLVNQAMDEYCFSN; the protein is encoded by the coding sequence ATGAAAGTTATTCATTTGTATACCGATGGCGGTTGCCGCGGCAACGGCCAAGAAGGAGAAAATCTCGGTGCCATTGGCGGCGTGCTGATTTATCCAGAGAAAAATGTGACTAAAGAGTATAAACGCGCCTATGAAAACACCACCAACAACCAGATGGAGCTGTTGGCGGTGATTGAAGGGTTAAAGCTGCTAAAAGAGCCATGTGAGGTTCATATTTACAGCGATTCGGCCTATGTGGTTAATGCCTATCTGCAGAATTGGATTGGTGGATGGAAGGCGAAGAATTGGACTCGGGGAAAAGCCGGAGCTTTAAAAAACCGGGAAATCTGGATGGAACTAGATCAGCTGGTCAACAGCCATAAGGTCACTTTTCACAAGGTCAAGGGACATGCTGAAAATCCCTATAATAATCAGGCCGATTTACTGGTTAACCAGGCCATGGATGAGTATTGCTTTTCCAATTAA